Genomic DNA from Bremerella alba:
TAGAAAATGGCGGTCGTATGATTTTGTTCCAAAGACAGCGACTTCCACAGACTTCCCTTTACCAATGTTGTCCCCTCTCCCTTGGGAAGGAAAAGGAGACATGAATTTTACTAAACGCTTAACATCCATTCGCAGCAGCAATTTATCATGACCGCACTTTCCCATCTTAAAGGCATCATCTTCGATATGGACGGGACCCTGGTCGACTCAGGTCTCGACTTCGCTGCGATGCGCGCCGCGATGGGGCTGCGGCCGGGCATTCCTATCTTAGAGCAGTTGGCCGAACTCTCCCAAGACGATCGAGCGGCGAAAGAAGAGATTCTGCATCGCCACGAATTGGAAGGAGCGAAACGGGCCTCGATGATCGATGGAGCAGATCGCTTACTGCAAGCTTTGGCCCAAGAGGGCCGTCCGATGGCGATCGTGACACGAAATAGTACTGAGACCACACGGTACACATTAAATTTTCTGAACATTGGGCACTACTTCGACATCATCATCTGTCGTGAGGACGGACCTCACAAGCCTGACCCCTGGGCGATCCTCGAGATTTGCCGTCGTTGGAAGCTTACCGTCGACGAGGTCGTGATGGTCGGCGACTACGAACTCGATATTCTGTCTGCCCATAACGCCGGCTGCCCGAGTGTCCTTTTTACCGAAGGAAAAGACCCTTC
This window encodes:
- a CDS encoding HAD family hydrolase; translated protein: MTALSHLKGIIFDMDGTLVDSGLDFAAMRAAMGLRPGIPILEQLAELSQDDRAAKEEILHRHELEGAKRASMIDGADRLLQALAQEGRPMAIVTRNSTETTRYTLNFLNIGHYFDIIICREDGPHKPDPWAILEICRRWKLTVDEVVMVGDYELDILSAHNAGCPSVLFTEGKDPSSVDGRELATHIATHFDELYHLLAPREDSI